The proteins below come from a single Crateriforma spongiae genomic window:
- a CDS encoding SGNH/GDSL hydrolase family protein: protein MQPITFRFVAHAFILLSGTLGLAGPAWSQSHIQKIAQPDKVDASLPNVLLIGDSISIGYTTAVRSQLSGVANVYRPPTNCGPTTRGVEQIDQWLGDRKWDVIHFNFGLHDLKFMSPEGKNLADPDDPKNARQVSPADYVANLRTIIGKLKKTGADLIWRDTTPVPQGAQGRIADDSVFYNQLAREVVNEVGGIAVDPMHDYASEDPIAGQQRPANVHYTNEGSAKLAEHVAAAIGEQL, encoded by the coding sequence ATGCAACCCATCACGTTTCGCTTCGTCGCTCACGCCTTTATCTTGCTCTCCGGAACTCTCGGTTTGGCCGGACCGGCATGGTCACAATCGCACATCCAGAAAATCGCACAACCGGACAAGGTCGACGCTTCGTTGCCCAATGTCTTGTTGATCGGCGACAGCATCTCGATCGGCTACACCACCGCGGTGCGAAGCCAGTTGTCCGGCGTCGCCAACGTTTACCGGCCGCCGACCAATTGCGGGCCGACGACCCGCGGCGTCGAACAGATCGATCAATGGTTGGGGGACCGCAAGTGGGACGTGATCCATTTCAACTTCGGACTTCACGACCTGAAGTTCATGTCGCCCGAAGGCAAGAACCTGGCCGATCCCGATGACCCGAAAAACGCCCGCCAAGTCAGCCCGGCGGACTACGTCGCCAATCTGCGGACCATCATCGGCAAGCTGAAAAAGACCGGCGCCGACCTGATTTGGCGTGACACCACGCCGGTGCCGCAAGGTGCCCAAGGCCGGATCGCCGACGATTCGGTGTTCTACAACCAACTGGCCCGCGAAGTCGTCAACGAAGTCGGTGGCATCGCGGTCGATCCCATGCACGACTACGCCAGCGAAGACCCGATCGCCGGCCAACAACGACCCGCCAACGTCCACTACACCAACGAAGGCAGTGCCAAGCTGGCCGAGCACGTCGCCGCTGCCATCGGCGAACAACTCTAA
- a CDS encoding PP2C family protein-serine/threonine phosphatase has protein sequence MRSDESAIRLAKTHAYGMTDVGRKRRVNQDQFLIAQLNKSMLVTSTSLPLNHRSRLYGGIQGLLFLVADGMGGHAAGEKASSLAIDNLITQLLNSVHWFFQIDHDCEEDFIEDLKELLKNTHRRILSESAVNAEQQGMGTTLTMAHVVWPRLYVVHAGDSRCYLIRGGECQQLTTDHTLARKLVESGGLKPEDEATSRWSNVLWNVLGGQNEDGDLIAEVRRATLEPGDTILLCSDGLYRYLDEATLASVVSGSDDLPAICQDLINRANDAGGEDNITVVLARPCRSQLGCSESAMQSSAGSGETNTNDSDPSKLSDTDPLIQPGQFAEDPSRDGQPAPGPESADSANPRGGDFLPGDVGPVIRDTRGNDDGIEDTLPG, from the coding sequence ATGAGATCCGACGAATCCGCCATTCGACTGGCCAAGACGCACGCTTATGGCATGACCGATGTCGGCCGCAAACGTCGCGTCAACCAGGATCAATTCCTGATCGCTCAGCTGAACAAGTCGATGCTGGTCACCTCGACCAGCTTGCCGCTGAATCATCGGTCACGGCTGTACGGCGGCATCCAGGGTCTTCTGTTCTTGGTCGCCGACGGGATGGGCGGGCATGCGGCGGGCGAGAAGGCCAGTTCGCTGGCGATCGACAACTTGATCACCCAGTTGCTGAACAGCGTCCACTGGTTCTTTCAAATCGATCACGACTGTGAAGAAGACTTCATCGAAGACTTGAAGGAATTGCTGAAGAACACGCACCGCCGGATCTTGTCGGAATCCGCGGTCAACGCCGAACAACAAGGCATGGGGACCACCCTGACGATGGCCCACGTGGTCTGGCCGCGGTTGTACGTCGTGCACGCGGGCGACAGCCGGTGTTACCTGATCCGCGGTGGCGAGTGCCAACAGTTGACGACCGATCACACGCTGGCCCGCAAGCTGGTCGAATCGGGCGGATTGAAACCGGAAGACGAAGCGACCAGCCGGTGGAGCAACGTGTTGTGGAACGTGCTGGGCGGCCAAAACGAAGACGGTGATTTGATCGCCGAGGTCCGCCGTGCGACGTTGGAACCGGGCGACACGATCCTACTATGCAGTGACGGGTTGTATCGCTATTTGGACGAAGCCACCTTGGCCAGTGTGGTGTCGGGTTCGGATGACTTGCCGGCGATCTGCCAAGACTTGATCAATCGAGCCAACGACGCGGGCGGTGAAGACAACATCACGGTCGTGCTGGCGCGGCCCTGCCGGTCACAACTGGGTTGCAGCGAATCGGCGATGCAGTCATCCGCCGGCAGCGGTGAAACGAACACCAACGACAGCGATCCGTCAAAACTGTCCGACACCGATCCGCTGATTCAACCGGGCCAGTTCGCCGAGGACCCATCACGCGATGGACAACCTGCACCGGGACCCGAATCGGCGGATTCGGCGAACCCGCGGGGCGGCGATTTTCTCCCTGGAGATGTCGGCCCGGTGATCCGAGACACTCGCGGCAACGACGACGGCATCGAAGACACCTTACCGGGATGA
- the thiE gene encoding thiamine phosphate synthase codes for MSESVYRILDASLNRVGEGLRTLEEYARFVLDHPAHSATGKQLRHDLATAAGRLSKVRLLSARDTAGDVGTTIGLDSEASRESITVVVHAATQRTGQSLRCLEEYGKCIDVDFAADIERLRYVFYDWSARLGVIAESGQADRGASRRKCIRDARLYFLIDAMSSDEALASHVVALADAGVDVFQLRDRSASDRTLYRRSLAGAKAAGEAGALWVVNDRADIAAASNADGVHVGQDELPIGAVRGVVGPDVLIGVSTHDVDQATEAVRGGADYIGCGPVFAGRTKSFDAYVGPAFLSDIVALDLDIPAFAIGGIDAGNVRSVIDTGCARVAVTGALRDADEPTAAARALKAMLSGK; via the coding sequence ATGAGTGAATCAGTTTATCGCATTCTGGATGCGTCTCTGAACCGCGTCGGCGAAGGTTTGCGGACGTTGGAGGAATACGCTCGTTTCGTCCTGGACCATCCGGCACACAGCGCGACGGGCAAACAGCTGCGTCACGACTTGGCCACCGCGGCCGGCCGTTTGTCAAAGGTCCGTCTGTTGTCGGCCCGTGACACCGCCGGCGACGTGGGCACGACGATCGGGCTGGACAGCGAAGCGAGTCGCGAGAGCATCACGGTGGTCGTTCACGCGGCCACGCAGCGGACCGGCCAAAGCCTGCGTTGTCTGGAAGAGTACGGCAAATGCATCGACGTCGACTTTGCCGCCGACATCGAACGGTTGCGATACGTGTTTTATGACTGGTCGGCACGTCTGGGCGTCATCGCCGAATCGGGCCAAGCCGATCGCGGGGCGAGCCGACGCAAATGTATTCGCGACGCACGACTGTATTTTCTGATCGACGCAATGTCGTCCGACGAAGCGTTGGCGTCGCACGTCGTCGCGCTGGCCGATGCGGGGGTGGACGTGTTCCAGTTGCGGGATCGATCGGCCAGCGACCGGACGTTGTACCGGCGTTCGTTGGCCGGTGCGAAAGCGGCCGGCGAGGCGGGCGCGCTGTGGGTGGTGAATGATCGTGCGGACATTGCCGCCGCGTCCAACGCGGACGGGGTTCACGTGGGCCAAGACGAATTGCCCATCGGTGCGGTCCGCGGCGTGGTGGGTCCGGACGTGCTGATCGGTGTGTCCACGCATGATGTGGACCAGGCGACCGAAGCGGTGCGTGGCGGCGCGGACTACATCGGCTGTGGACCGGTGTTCGCCGGCCGCACGAAATCGTTCGACGCGTACGTCGGACCGGCGTTTCTGTCGGACATCGTCGCATTGGATCTGGACATTCCCGCGTTTGCGATCGGCGGGATCGATGCGGGAAATGTCCGGTCCGTGATCGACACCGGTTGTGCTCGGGTTGCGGTCACCGGGGCGCTGCGAGATGCCGACGAACCGACGGCCGCGGCACGAGCGTTGAAAGCGATGCTGTCGGGGAAGTGA
- a CDS encoding DMT family transporter, which translates to MIAFIARHLIPRRSTAATGATVLHRDVASSDVDESRTTAAYRSPQPVSSDPSIGIIGGAAFGLLAAVLYTGANVALRGSVNINPFLVSAVKAAPTVICLTPLLAWMWARQKTLYTSLAMAPRFMLVALIGQFIGNAAFQWALGSIGLAASVPITLGTLLIGGAILGRVILGEPVRARSMIAILVLIAAVLVLSSPDASQIPSDSTAPIPTWMGAICAAASGAAYALFGTVMRQSMSRGLSAPLTMWISGMVGTISLWSITTVTVSGEEWSALTAGQWQTMAIAGIFNFTAFVSLSFALKALPVVAVNLINASQVAMAAIAGVILFGEPVTTSLVTGIALTFAGLCVLANRKNRRNRTSR; encoded by the coding sequence ATGATTGCTTTCATCGCGAGGCATCTGATTCCGCGACGATCGACGGCTGCGACTGGGGCGACGGTTTTGCACAGGGACGTCGCGTCGTCGGACGTCGACGAAAGCCGTACGACCGCTGCGTATCGATCACCGCAACCGGTTTCGTCCGATCCGTCGATCGGCATCATCGGCGGGGCCGCGTTCGGGTTGCTTGCGGCGGTGTTGTACACGGGGGCCAACGTCGCACTGCGGGGATCGGTCAACATCAACCCGTTCTTGGTGTCGGCGGTCAAAGCGGCGCCGACGGTGATTTGTTTGACGCCGCTGTTGGCTTGGATGTGGGCGCGTCAGAAAACGTTGTACACCAGCCTGGCGATGGCGCCACGGTTCATGCTGGTCGCTTTGATTGGCCAATTCATCGGTAACGCCGCGTTTCAGTGGGCGCTGGGCAGTATCGGCTTGGCCGCATCGGTGCCGATCACGTTGGGCACGTTGTTGATCGGCGGGGCGATCCTTGGCCGAGTCATCTTGGGCGAACCGGTGCGTGCCCGATCGATGATCGCGATCCTGGTTTTGATCGCGGCGGTGTTGGTGTTGTCGTCGCCCGATGCTTCCCAAATCCCCAGCGATTCGACCGCGCCGATCCCGACCTGGATGGGGGCGATCTGTGCCGCCGCTTCGGGAGCCGCCTATGCCTTGTTCGGCACCGTGATGCGTCAATCGATGTCGCGGGGATTGTCGGCGCCGCTGACGATGTGGATCAGCGGGATGGTCGGTACGATTTCGTTGTGGTCGATCACCACGGTGACGGTAAGCGGCGAAGAGTGGTCGGCGCTGACGGCTGGGCAGTGGCAGACGATGGCGATCGCGGGAATCTTTAACTTCACCGCGTTCGTGTCGCTATCATTCGCGCTCAAGGCGTTGCCGGTCGTGGCGGTGAATTTGATCAACGCGTCACAAGTGGCAATGGCGGCGATCGCGGGCGTGATCCTGTTCGGCGAACCGGTGACCACGTCGCTGGTGACCGGTATCGCATTGACCTTCGCCGGATTGTGCGTGTTGGCGAATCGCAAGAATCGGCGAAACCGAACGAGCCGTTGA